Proteins co-encoded in one Arachis stenosperma cultivar V10309 chromosome 7, arast.V10309.gnm1.PFL2, whole genome shotgun sequence genomic window:
- the LOC130939761 gene encoding G-type lectin S-receptor-like serine/threonine-protein kinase At1g11410: MDHIKKEQEEDPELLLYDLSVIAFCIDNFLDKNKLGEGGFGSVFKGTLENGQRIVVKRLSIGSGQEIKEFKNEIALINEEKLLIYEYMPNKSLDVVIFGTKSRI; this comes from the exons ATGGATCATATCAAGAAAGAACAAGAGGAGGATCCAGAGCTTCTATTGTATGACCTATCAGTTATAGCTTTTTGCATTGATAACTTTTTAGACAAAAATAAGCTTGGAGAAGGTGGTTTTGGATCTGTGTTTAAG GGTACATTGGAAAATGGACAAAGAATAGTAGTTAAGAGGCTCTCAATCGGTTCTGGACAAGAGATCAAAGAATTTAAgaatgaaattgcattaattaatGAAGAGAAATTACTTATATATGAATATATGCCTAATAAAAGCCTGGATGTTGTTATATTTGGTACAAAATCTAGAATTTAG